In the genome of Sciurus carolinensis chromosome 3, mSciCar1.2, whole genome shotgun sequence, one region contains:
- the Polr2d gene encoding DNA-directed RNA polymerase II subunit RPB4 — translation MAAGGSDPRTGDVEEDASQLIFPKEFETAETLLNSEVHMLLEHRKQQNESAEDEQELSGVFMKTLNYTSRFSHFKNRETIASVRSLLLQKKLHKFELACLANLCPETAEESKALIPSLEGRFEDEELQQILDDIQTKRSFQY, via the exons ATGGCGGCCGGCGGCAGTGATCCGCGGACGGGCGACGTGGAAGAGGACGCTTCACAGCTTATCTTTCCCAAAG AGTTTGAAACAGCCGAGACTCTTCTAAATTCAGAAGTTCATATGCTTCTGGAGCATCGAAAGCAACAAAATGAGAGTGCAGAAGATGAGCAGGAACTCTCAGGAGTCTTCATGAAAACTTTAAACTATACTTCCCGTTTCAGTCATTTCAAAAATCGAGAGACCATCGCAAGTGTCCGTAG CTTGCTGCTCCAGAAAAAACTGCATAAATTTGAGTTGGCCTGTTTGGCCAATCTTTGCCCAGAGACTGCTGAGGAGTCCAAGGCTCTGATTCCAAG CCTAGAGGGGCGGTTTGAAGATGAGGAACTGCAGCAGATTCTTGATGATATCCAGACAAAGCGCAGTTTTCAATATTAA